The proteins below come from a single Hemibagrus wyckioides isolate EC202008001 linkage group LG22, SWU_Hwy_1.0, whole genome shotgun sequence genomic window:
- the dguok gene encoding deoxyguanosine kinase, mitochondrial isoform X1, with protein MSAQCVSFKRVLKPLQSDLRLCALFSRLLCTASLNVNTQLESFMKLRRFLLHSRRHSSNQTMDAVTRVKRLSVEGNIAVGKSTFARLLSNAGRNWEVTPEPVSKWQNVEEATSQITQPMLSSNLLQMMYQDPKRWSYTFQTFSCMSRMRTQLQPPPTRLLETGDLAVQVYERSVYSDRYVFAQNMFQLGCINSTEWAVYQDWHSFLVEQFGPKVQLEGIIYLRASPQTCMERLRRRGREEEQGIQLDYLETLDKQHEHWLINKSTNFHCRVHFDHLKNIPVLVLDGNLEFESDSQIQTKFLTEVTNFIQEL; from the exons AtgtctgctcagtgtgtgtccttTAAGCGAGTCTTGAAACCTCTTCAGTCAGATTTGAGACTCTGCGCCCTGTTTTCACGGCTTCTCTGTACAGCCAGCTTGAATGTAAACACACAGTTAGAGAGCTTTATGAAGCTCCGGCGGTTCCTTCTACACTCCAGGCGTCACTCATCTAATCAAACAATGGACGCAGTAACACGTGTAAAGAGGCTTTCTGTTGAGGGAAACATAG CTGTTGGAAAGTCCACTTTTGCAAGGTTGCTGAGCAATGCAGGACGAAACTGGGAAGTCACACCTGAGCCTGTCAGCAAATGGCAAAATGTTGAAGAGGCAACTTCACAAATAACACAG CCAATGCTGTCTTCCAACCTGTTGCAAATGATGTATCAAGACCCCAAACGCTGGTCCTACACCTTTCAGACGTTTTCTTGTATGAGCCGTATGCGCACACAGCTCCAGCCACCTCCTACTCGGTTACTGGAAACAGGAGACCTTGCTGTTCAGGTGTACGAGCGTTCCGTCTACAGTGACAG gTATGTTTTTGCTCAGAACATGTTTCAGTTAGGCTGTATAAACTCCACAGAGTGGGCTGTATATCAGGACTGGCATTCCTTTCTTGTTGAGCAATTTGGTCCTAAGGTACAACTAGAAGGAATCATATACCTTAGGGCATCACCACAG ACCTGCATGGAGCGGCTGAGACGCAGAGGTAGAGAAGAGGAGCAGGGAATACAGCTGGACTACCTGGAGACACTGGATAAGCAGCATGAGCACTGGCTTATAAACAAATCTACAAA TTTTCACTGCAGGGTTCACTTTGATCACCTGAAAAATATTCCAGTTCTGGTGCTGGATGGTAATCTGGAGTTTGAAAGTGATTCTCAGATTCAGACCAAGTTTCTTACAGAG gtcACTAACTTCATACAGGAATTATGA
- the mob1a gene encoding MOB kinase activator 1A — MSFLFGSRSSKTFKPKKNIPEGSHQYELLKHAEATLGSGNLRAAVMLPEGEDLNEWIAVNTVDFFNQINMLYGTITEFCTETNCPVMSAGPKYEYHWADGTNIKKPIKCSAPKYIDYLMTWVQDQLDDETLFPSKIGVPFPKNFMSVAKTILKRLFRVYAHIYHQHFDSVMQLQEEAHLNTSFKHFIFFVQEFNLIDRRELVPLQELIEKLGTKDR, encoded by the exons ATGAGCTTCTTATT TGGCAGTCGGTCTTCAAAGACTTTCAAACCAAAGAAAAACATTCCAGAGGGATCTCACCAGTATGAGCTCTTGAAACATGCTGAAGCAACATTGGGAAGTGGCAACCTTCGAGCTGCTGTAATGTTACCAGAAGGAGAAGACCTTAATGAATGGATCGCTGTTAATA cTGTCGATTTCTTCAACCAGATCAATATGTTGTATGGCACAATCACTGAGTTCTGCACTGAGACCAACTGCCCTGTCATGTCTGCAGGGCCCAA GTATGAATATCACTGGGCTGATGGTACCAACATAAAGAAACCAATCAAATGCTCGGCTCCAAAATACATTGACTACTTGATGACTTGGGTCCAGGATCAACTGGATGATGAAACCCTGTTTCCTTCCAAAATTG GTGTGCCTTTCCCCAAAAACTTCATGTCAGTGGCTAAAACTATTCTGAAACGTTTATTCAGGGTCTATGCTCATATTTACCACCAGCACTTTGACTCTGTGATGCAGCTACAGGAGGAGGCCCATCTCAACACTTCCTTCAAGCATTTCATCTTCTTTGTGCAG GAATTCAACCTGATCGACCGCAGAGAACTGGTTCCACTGCAGGAACTTATCGAGAAACTAGGCACCAAGGACcgataa
- the dguok gene encoding deoxyguanosine kinase, mitochondrial isoform X2 — MSAQCVSFKRVLKPLQSDLRLCALFSRLLCTASLNVNTQLESFMKLRRFLLHSRRHSSNQTMDAVTRVKRLSVEGNIAVGKSTFARLLSNAGRNWEVTPEPVSKWQNVEEATSQITQPMLSSNLLQMMYQDPKRWSYTFQTFSCMSRMRTQLQPPPTRLLETGDLAVQVYERSVYSDRYVFAQNMFQLGCINSTEWAVYQDWHSFLVEQFGPKVQLEGIIYLRASPQTCMERLRRRGREEEQGIQLDYLETLDKQHEHWLINKSTKVHFDHLKNIPVLVLDGNLEFESDSQIQTKFLTEVTNFIQEL, encoded by the exons AtgtctgctcagtgtgtgtccttTAAGCGAGTCTTGAAACCTCTTCAGTCAGATTTGAGACTCTGCGCCCTGTTTTCACGGCTTCTCTGTACAGCCAGCTTGAATGTAAACACACAGTTAGAGAGCTTTATGAAGCTCCGGCGGTTCCTTCTACACTCCAGGCGTCACTCATCTAATCAAACAATGGACGCAGTAACACGTGTAAAGAGGCTTTCTGTTGAGGGAAACATAG CTGTTGGAAAGTCCACTTTTGCAAGGTTGCTGAGCAATGCAGGACGAAACTGGGAAGTCACACCTGAGCCTGTCAGCAAATGGCAAAATGTTGAAGAGGCAACTTCACAAATAACACAG CCAATGCTGTCTTCCAACCTGTTGCAAATGATGTATCAAGACCCCAAACGCTGGTCCTACACCTTTCAGACGTTTTCTTGTATGAGCCGTATGCGCACACAGCTCCAGCCACCTCCTACTCGGTTACTGGAAACAGGAGACCTTGCTGTTCAGGTGTACGAGCGTTCCGTCTACAGTGACAG gTATGTTTTTGCTCAGAACATGTTTCAGTTAGGCTGTATAAACTCCACAGAGTGGGCTGTATATCAGGACTGGCATTCCTTTCTTGTTGAGCAATTTGGTCCTAAGGTACAACTAGAAGGAATCATATACCTTAGGGCATCACCACAG ACCTGCATGGAGCGGCTGAGACGCAGAGGTAGAGAAGAGGAGCAGGGAATACAGCTGGACTACCTGGAGACACTGGATAAGCAGCATGAGCACTGGCTTATAAACAAATCTACAAA GGTTCACTTTGATCACCTGAAAAATATTCCAGTTCTGGTGCTGGATGGTAATCTGGAGTTTGAAAGTGATTCTCAGATTCAGACCAAGTTTCTTACAGAG gtcACTAACTTCATACAGGAATTATGA